One Pleurocapsa sp. PCC 7327 DNA segment encodes these proteins:
- a CDS encoding DAHL domain-containing protein: MSRSILATFPSKLFKKRDYAQTFLSLSGYLLPGIVLVLGFLWVKSAEIDVDRHSEYLANLRQMQQLDARIDRNVLQTRDGLLTHYDPIVNDLAKLKQLQTDLKQMPSFVSAEGRKELDRLLQTYTNISQKREESILKFQTQNAVLLNSLSYFPVAIADLTEKEPTQATRLNALLRDILLFNLSTDTALVDRINSEIQQILATSKPNNADVDMAMTHAKIILNRRARVNDLVALVMELPASQSIEELAIAYNRYYQQAIDATNNYRLWFYLLSIVLLAGISAWIVLKIRAYAAATEQAEEKYRSIFENSVTGIFQSTPEGRFLSTNPRLAEIYGCESVSSLLENVTDIERQIYILPERRQELVGLMQEKGAVENFESQVYRQDGTTIWISENTRSVRDCSGELLYYEGTVTDISDRKQAEAALKEAKLIAESANRTKSQFLANMSHELRTPLNVVLGFTQLMARDRLLSTQQQDYLGTITRSGEHLLELINDVLEMSKIEAGQTRLNETNFDLYYLIDTLEEMWRPKAISGGIQLIVERQPDIPQYVQTDESKLRQVLMNLLSNAIKFTQKGSVTLRVSLVEQATSDKGQVTIQFEVEDTGSGIAPEELTTLFNAFVQTETGRRSQQGTGLGLAISREFVQLMGGDITLETQVGKGTKFQFNIPIASADAIERSPKQRHRRVIGLAPDQPRYRLLLVEDRWENRQLLLKMLEPLGFEVKEASNGQEAIAQWEAFEPHLIWMDLRMPVMDGHEATKQIKSHLKGQATVIIALTASVFEEERVVALSAGCDDFVRKPFREEEIFEKMAHYLGVRYIYEPLVPVSKAEATQSQIDRELLDAMPVEWREQLHQAATQVDAEEIVRLIQQIPPEYDSLILALADLVDGYRFDRIVALTQPSA, translated from the coding sequence ATGAGTCGCAGCATTCTAGCCACATTCCCGTCAAAACTCTTTAAAAAACGAGATTACGCGCAAACGTTTTTATCCTTGAGCGGTTATCTTTTACCGGGGATAGTGCTGGTGTTGGGATTTTTGTGGGTCAAGTCTGCCGAGATCGATGTCGATCGCCACAGTGAGTATCTCGCGAACTTACGCCAAATGCAACAATTAGATGCCCGCATCGATCGCAATGTTTTGCAAACACGAGATGGTCTTCTAACACATTACGATCCAATTGTCAACGATTTAGCAAAACTCAAGCAATTACAAACCGATCTCAAGCAAATGCCTAGCTTTGTTAGCGCAGAAGGACGCAAAGAACTCGATCGCCTCCTGCAAACTTACACGAATATTTCGCAGAAGCGGGAAGAATCGATTTTAAAATTTCAAACGCAAAATGCGGTTTTACTCAACTCCCTAAGCTATTTTCCCGTTGCGATCGCCGATTTAACCGAGAAAGAACCAACTCAAGCAACCCGTTTAAATGCGCTACTCAGAGACATCTTGCTATTTAATCTCTCAACCGATACAGCCTTAGTAGATCGAATAAATAGCGAAATTCAACAGATTCTCGCCACATCAAAGCCAAATAATGCCGATGTCGATATGGCAATGACCCATGCAAAAATAATTCTCAACCGACGCGCTCGGGTCAACGATTTAGTCGCGCTCGTTATGGAATTGCCCGCCTCACAGAGCATCGAAGAATTAGCGATCGCATATAATCGCTATTATCAACAAGCGATCGACGCAACTAATAACTATCGACTCTGGTTTTACTTGCTATCGATTGTCCTGTTGGCTGGCATTTCTGCTTGGATCGTGCTGAAAATTAGAGCCTATGCCGCAGCTACCGAGCAAGCAGAAGAGAAATATCGCAGTATTTTTGAAAACTCTGTGACGGGGATCTTTCAGAGTACGCCTGAAGGTCGTTTTTTGAGCACCAATCCCAGACTAGCAGAGATTTATGGCTGTGAATCCGTTTCATCCTTACTCGAAAACGTGACGGATATCGAACGACAGATCTATATTTTGCCAGAGCGACGACAAGAGTTAGTTGGCTTAATGCAAGAGAAAGGCGCGGTAGAAAATTTTGAATCGCAAGTTTATCGGCAGGATGGCACGACGATCTGGATTTCCGAAAATACCCGTAGCGTGCGCGATTGCAGTGGCGAGTTACTCTATTACGAAGGCACCGTCACCGATATCAGCGATCGCAAACAAGCAGAAGCAGCGCTCAAAGAAGCAAAACTGATAGCAGAATCTGCCAACCGCACCAAGAGTCAATTTCTGGCAAATATGAGCCACGAACTGCGTACCCCCCTTAACGTCGTTCTTGGCTTTACCCAACTCATGGCACGCGATCGCCTGCTCTCCACCCAACAGCAAGACTATTTAGGCACGATTACTCGTAGCGGCGAACATTTGCTGGAATTGATTAACGACGTGTTGGAAATGTCCAAAATCGAAGCGGGACAAACACGCTTAAACGAAACCAACTTCGACCTTTATTACCTAATCGACACCTTAGAAGAAATGTGGCGACCCAAAGCCATTTCTGGGGGCATCCAATTAATCGTAGAGCGACAACCAGACATCCCTCAATACGTCCAAACCGACGAAAGTAAATTACGCCAAGTCTTAATGAACCTGCTCTCCAACGCGATCAAATTCACCCAAAAGGGAAGCGTAACGCTGCGCGTGTCATTAGTCGAACAAGCGACAAGTGACAAAGGACAAGTGACCATTCAATTCGAGGTCGAAGACACAGGATCGGGCATCGCTCCAGAGGAATTGACAACCCTGTTTAATGCCTTCGTGCAAACCGAAACGGGTCGCCGTTCCCAGCAAGGAACCGGACTCGGTTTGGCGATAAGCCGAGAATTCGTGCAGTTGATGGGCGGAGATATCACCTTAGAAACGCAAGTAGGAAAAGGAACCAAGTTCCAGTTTAATATTCCCATCGCGAGCGCAGATGCGATCGAAAGATCTCCCAAACAGCGCCATCGGCGAGTTATAGGATTAGCGCCCGACCAACCGCGCTATCGCTTGTTGCTGGTGGAAGATCGCTGGGAAAATCGCCAGTTGTTGCTCAAAATGTTAGAACCGCTAGGGTTTGAAGTTAAAGAAGCTAGCAACGGTCAAGAAGCGATCGCCCAATGGGAAGCTTTTGAACCCCATTTAATTTGGATGGATCTGCGTATGCCAGTCATGGATGGCCATGAAGCGACCAAACAGATTAAATCCCATCTCAAAGGGCAAGCGACGGTGATTATCGCCCTTACTGCCAGCGTTTTTGAGGAGGAGCGCGTTGTTGCTCTATCTGCGGGTTGCGATGATTTTGTTCGCAAACCATTCCGAGAAGAGGAGATTTTTGAGAAAATGGCGCATTATTTGGGCGTGCGTTATATTTACGAACCGCTTGTCCCAGTTTCTAAAGCGGAAGCGACGCAATCTCAAATCGATCGCGAACTGCTCGATGCGATGCCTGTAGAGTGGCGAGAACAACTGCACCAAGCCGCTACTCAAGTCGATGCCGAGGAAATTGTTCGGTTAATTCAGCAAATTCCGCCCGAATATGATAGCCTTATTCTTGCTCTCGCCGATCTGGTCGATGGCTATCGGTTCGATCGCATCGTTGCATTAACTCAACCTTCAGCCTAA
- a CDS encoding cytochrome-c peroxidase produces MKFLRIDRRIRRRFNLVALILLAILVALIWRHFLSSESVNLRATKPVEIAQTNEPIQPIPIAIAIDSAKVALGEKLFQDVRLSQNNRVSCVSCHNLSQGGAARRSHSPGIDGAKTKVNTPTVFNVRFNFRFNWDGEFERLFDHLDALMTNPKVMDTQWQKAIESFQNTPEYARSFNQIYPDGVTQTNIKDAIVAYELSLNTPNSRFDRFLSGNKQALTAAEQEGYRLFKAYGCVSCHQGVNVGGNMFQPFGAIGNYFADRGNITKADYGRYNITKNEADRYVFRVPSLRNVALTPPYFHDGSAETLEGAIAIMTKYQLGRPLSQEQIDLIAQFLRTLNGVYQGKAL; encoded by the coding sequence ATGAAATTCTTGAGGATCGATCGGCGAATTCGGCGAAGGTTTAACTTAGTTGCTTTAATTCTACTCGCAATTCTGGTTGCGCTTATCTGGCGACATTTCCTATCTTCAGAGTCAGTCAATCTGAGGGCAACCAAACCAGTAGAGATCGCTCAAACTAACGAACCAATCCAACCAATTCCAATCGCGATCGCGATTGACAGCGCTAAAGTCGCATTAGGAGAGAAATTATTTCAGGACGTGCGTCTTTCTCAAAATAATCGGGTATCTTGTGTTAGCTGTCATAATCTTAGCCAAGGTGGAGCCGCTCGCCGCTCTCATTCGCCTGGAATTGATGGTGCTAAAACGAAAGTGAATACCCCGACCGTTTTTAATGTCCGTTTCAACTTTCGATTTAATTGGGATGGAGAATTCGAGCGTCTTTTCGATCATCTCGATGCGCTGATGACCAACCCAAAGGTGATGGATACCCAATGGCAAAAAGCCATTGAATCGTTCCAAAATACGCCAGAATACGCGCGGTCGTTTAACCAAATTTATCCCGATGGCGTGACGCAAACTAATATTAAAGATGCGATCGTCGCTTACGAATTATCCCTTAACACGCCCAACTCTCGTTTCGATCGCTTTTTGAGTGGCAATAAACAGGCGCTAACCGCAGCAGAACAAGAAGGTTATCGACTTTTTAAAGCCTATGGCTGCGTAAGCTGTCATCAAGGGGTAAATGTTGGGGGGAATATGTTTCAACCCTTTGGCGCGATCGGAAACTATTTTGCCGATCGCGGTAACATAACTAAAGCCGACTACGGACGTTATAACATTACCAAAAATGAAGCCGATCGCTACGTGTTTCGAGTTCCTAGCTTGCGGAACGTTGCTTTAACTCCGCCTTACTTTCACGATGGGTCTGCCGAAACCTTAGAAGGGGCGATCGCAATTATGACCAAATATCAACTCGGTCGCCCGCTTTCCCAAGAACAGATCGATCTCATCGCTCAGTTCTTACGCACCCTTAACGGAGTATATCAAGGTAAAGCGCTATGA
- the hisD gene encoding histidinol dehydrogenase: protein MLRIITGQAEARTELRRISDRARDDEIRSKEALVREILETVRLQGDRAILDYADKLEQRPLELQRLRLSGSVLDAAYQQIPKELLDAIKLACRQLEEFYRQRVPKSWVQFREDDVAWGKRYLPVQRAGLYVPGGTTPSLSTVLMQAIPAKAINVEQIVMVTPPDAQQRIDPRILVAAQEAGVTEIYCIGGAAAIAALAFGTETIPKVEVITGPGDIYVTLAKKMVYGTVGIDFPAGVSDLMIIADSEANPIQVAADLLAQAEQDTSAAAILLTPDAQLAEIVQEQVSQQLQHHPQRIFAEKAIAHYGFIAIVDSLEEAVELANHFAPQYLALQVSDPWELSKQIRHAGAIFLGNSTPKVVGDYLGGSSAILPTSGTARYASTVGVETFMKQANMIEYSPAALKKISSALQILAQTEGLPAAADSIRLRILDFGF from the coding sequence ATGCTGCGAATCATTACCGGGCAAGCCGAAGCACGAACAGAACTGCGGAGAATCAGCGATCGCGCTCGCGACGACGAGATTCGCTCCAAAGAGGCGTTGGTTAGAGAAATCCTCGAAACCGTGAGATTGCAAGGCGATCGAGCGATTTTAGACTATGCTGACAAGTTGGAGCAGCGTCCGCTGGAATTGCAGCGATTGCGCTTAAGCGGCTCGGTACTCGATGCTGCCTATCAACAAATTCCCAAAGAATTGCTCGATGCCATTAAGTTGGCTTGTCGCCAACTCGAAGAATTTTATCGCCAGCGAGTCCCCAAATCCTGGGTGCAATTTCGCGAGGACGACGTTGCCTGGGGCAAGCGCTATCTACCTGTCCAACGAGCGGGACTCTACGTACCAGGAGGCACGACTCCATCTCTGAGTACCGTTCTAATGCAAGCGATCCCCGCCAAGGCAATTAACGTGGAACAGATTGTCATGGTTACGCCGCCAGACGCTCAACAGAGAATCGATCCGAGAATTTTAGTAGCCGCTCAAGAAGCGGGAGTGACGGAGATTTATTGCATTGGCGGCGCTGCTGCGATCGCGGCTTTGGCGTTTGGCACGGAAACCATCCCTAAGGTAGAAGTCATTACCGGACCGGGAGATATTTACGTCACGCTGGCGAAGAAAATGGTCTATGGAACGGTGGGGATCGACTTTCCCGCAGGCGTATCGGATTTAATGATTATTGCCGACAGCGAAGCTAACCCCATCCAAGTCGCCGCCGATCTCTTAGCACAAGCCGAACAGGATACCTCGGCTGCCGCCATTCTGCTAACGCCCGATGCTCAATTAGCTGAAATCGTCCAGGAGCAAGTCAGCCAACAACTGCAACACCATCCCCAACGGATTTTTGCCGAAAAAGCGATCGCTCACTATGGATTTATCGCGATCGTCGATAGCTTAGAGGAAGCCGTCGAACTCGCCAACCATTTTGCACCTCAGTATCTCGCCCTACAAGTCAGCGATCCCTGGGAATTATCGAAGCAAATTCGCCATGCTGGAGCCATTTTCTTAGGCAACTCCACTCCAAAAGTAGTGGGCGATTATCTGGGCGGTTCTTCTGCCATTCTTCCCACCTCTGGAACGGCTCGCTATGCGTCTACGGTAGGAGTTGAAACGTTTATGAAGCAGGCGAATATGATCGAATACTCTCCCGCTGCGCTCAAAAAAATCTCTAGCGCCTTGCAAATTCTCGCCCAAACCGAAGGATTGCCCGCTGCTGCCGACTCGATTCGACTGCGGATTCTGGATTTTGGGTTTTAG
- the rpsT gene encoding 30S ribosomal protein S20, whose protein sequence is MANTKSAIKRIQIAERNRLRNKAYKSAVKTLMKKYFKAVEDYAANPSPETQQVVQKAMSEAYSKIDKAVKRRVLHRNNGARKKARLAKVLAQVATAS, encoded by the coding sequence GTGGCTAATACGAAGTCTGCTATCAAGCGCATCCAAATCGCCGAACGCAACCGCCTGCGCAATAAAGCTTATAAGTCGGCGGTCAAAACCCTAATGAAAAAATATTTTAAGGCTGTAGAGGACTATGCTGCCAACCCCAGTCCCGAAACTCAACAAGTGGTTCAAAAGGCAATGTCAGAAGCTTACAGTAAGATAGATAAGGCAGTAAAGCGTCGAGTCCTGCATCGCAACAATGGCGCTCGCAAAAAAGCTCGTTTGGCGAAAGTTCTGGCGCAAGTTGCAACGGCTTCCTAG
- a CDS encoding TatD family hydrolase: MQLIDTHVHLNFDVFAGELDALRSRWREAQVVRLVHSCVEPGEFASIKVLADRFLELSFAVGLHPLDVHKWTRSMAEEILTLASSDKRVVAIGETGLDFYKANNEVLQKEALEAQLTIAKQLGKPVIIHCRDAAAVLREFLQDFWQRCGSVEGVMHCWGGTKEETQWFLDLGLYISFSGIVTFKNARDIQESAKMVPSDRLLVETDCPFLAPTPKRGKRNEPAYVRYVAESVANLRNVSLETLAEQTTENACRLFGLSLVEPIDARTTAIAK; the protein is encoded by the coding sequence ATGCAGCTAATCGATACCCACGTCCACCTCAACTTTGATGTTTTTGCAGGGGAACTCGATGCCCTGCGATCGCGATGGCGAGAGGCACAAGTTGTTCGGCTCGTTCATTCCTGCGTAGAACCGGGAGAATTTGCTAGTATAAAAGTCCTAGCCGATCGCTTCCTCGAACTCTCGTTCGCCGTTGGCTTGCATCCCCTAGATGTTCACAAGTGGACGCGATCGATGGCAGAGGAAATTTTAACGCTTGCCAGTTCGGATAAGCGAGTCGTCGCTATCGGAGAAACGGGACTGGATTTCTACAAAGCCAACAACGAAGTCCTGCAAAAAGAAGCCTTAGAAGCGCAACTGACAATTGCCAAACAACTAGGTAAGCCAGTTATCATCCACTGTCGGGACGCAGCGGCAGTCCTGCGAGAATTCTTGCAGGATTTCTGGCAGCGATGCGGTTCGGTAGAGGGAGTGATGCACTGTTGGGGCGGCACGAAAGAAGAAACGCAATGGTTTTTAGACTTGGGACTCTATATAAGTTTTAGCGGCATCGTGACCTTTAAAAACGCACGGGACATCCAGGAGTCAGCTAAGATGGTGCCGAGCGATCGCTTGCTCGTCGAAACTGACTGTCCCTTTCTCGCCCCCACTCCCAAGCGAGGAAAAAGAAACGAACCTGCCTACGTTCGTTACGTGGCAGAATCCGTTGCCAATTTGCGCAACGTCTCCTTAGAAACCCTCGCCGAACAGACGACGGAAAATGCCTGCCGACTTTTTGGTCTATCATTAGTGGAACCTATCGATGCCAGAACGACCGCGATCGCCAAATAG
- the rpoB gene encoding DNA-directed RNA polymerase subunit beta — protein MTNLTYNLLPDLIEIQHASFRWFLEEGLIEELDSFSPITDYTGKLELHFIGSDYKLKEPKYSVDEAKRRDSTYSVQMYVPTRLINKETGDMIDQEVFIGDLPLMTERGTFIINGAERVIVNQIVRSPGVYYKAETDKNGRRTYSASLIPNRGAWLKFETDKNGLVWVRIDKTRKLSAQVLLKAIGLSDNEIIDTLRHPEYYQKTLDKEGNPSEEEALLELYRKLRPGEPPTVSGGQQLLDSRFFDPKRYDLGRVGRYKLNRKLRLNVPDTLRVLTPTDILAAIDYLINLEFDTGNTDDIDHLGNRRVRSVGELLQNQVRVGLNRLERIIRERMTVSEADKLTPASLVNPKPLVAAIKEFFGSSQLSQFMDQTNPLAELTHKRRLSALGPGGLTRERAGFAVRDIHPSHYGRICPVETPEGPNAGLIGSLATYARINQYGFIETPYYQVENKRVRRDLPPVYLTADEEDDLQVAPGDVPTDAEGNILGETVPVRYRQEFSTTTPDQVDYVAVSPVQIVSVATSLIPFLEHDDANRALMGSNMQRQAVPLLKPERPLVGTGLEAQAARDSGMVVVSRHEGKVTHVDATQIKVRVNETGHEIVYRLQKYERSNQDTCLNQRPLVYIGEDVVPGQVLADGSATEGGELALGQNILVAYMPWEGYNYEDAILISERLVYDDVYTSIHVEKYEIEARQTKLGPEEITREIPNVGEDALRNLDERGIIRTGAWVEAGDILVGKVTPKGESDQPPEEKLLRAIFGEKARDVRDNSLRVPNGEKGRVLDVRVFTREQGDELPPGANMVVRVYVAQKRKIQVGDKMAGRHGNKGIISRILPIEDMPYLPDGRPVDIVLNPLGVPSRMNVGQVFECLLGWAGENLGMRFKVTPFDEMYGEEASRHTVHGLLQDAAAKPGKNWIYNAEHPGKIQVYDGRTGEPFDRPVTVGQAYMLKLVHLVDDKIHARSTGPYSLVTQQPLGGKAQQGGQRFGEMEVWALEAYGAAYTLQELLTVKSDDMQGRNEALNAIVKGKPIPRPGTPESFKVLMRELQSLGLDIAVHKVETTEDGTQDVEVDLMADFSRRTPSRPTYESLTAEDLEEEEV, from the coding sequence ATGACGAATCTAACCTACAACCTGCTACCCGACCTCATCGAAATTCAACACGCCAGCTTTCGTTGGTTTCTTGAAGAAGGATTGATCGAGGAACTCGATAGCTTCTCTCCCATTACCGACTATACAGGCAAGTTGGAGCTGCATTTCATCGGTTCCGACTACAAACTCAAAGAACCCAAATACAGCGTCGATGAAGCTAAGCGTCGAGATAGTACTTACTCGGTGCAAATGTACGTTCCCACTCGCTTGATTAACAAAGAGACGGGAGACATGATCGACCAAGAGGTCTTCATCGGCGACCTGCCCTTGATGACCGAACGGGGGACTTTTATTATTAACGGGGCAGAGCGAGTTATTGTCAACCAAATCGTGCGTTCCCCAGGGGTATATTACAAGGCAGAAACCGATAAGAACGGTCGTCGCACCTACTCTGCCTCGCTCATTCCCAACCGGGGCGCTTGGCTGAAATTTGAAACCGACAAAAACGGTTTAGTCTGGGTACGGATCGACAAAACTCGGAAACTGTCGGCTCAAGTGTTGCTCAAAGCGATCGGATTGAGCGATAACGAAATTATCGATACCTTGCGCCACCCAGAATACTATCAAAAGACGCTCGATAAAGAAGGCAACCCCAGCGAAGAAGAAGCACTTCTAGAACTGTACCGCAAACTGCGTCCCGGCGAGCCGCCAACCGTCAGTGGCGGTCAGCAGTTACTCGATTCTCGCTTCTTCGATCCCAAACGCTACGATCTCGGACGGGTAGGACGCTACAAGCTCAATCGGAAATTGCGCCTCAACGTGCCAGATACGTTACGAGTACTAACGCCTACCGATATTTTGGCAGCGATCGACTACCTGATCAACCTGGAGTTCGATACGGGCAACACCGACGATATCGACCACTTGGGCAACCGCCGCGTGCGATCGGTCGGCGAACTCTTGCAAAACCAAGTTCGAGTGGGACTCAATCGCTTGGAGCGTATCATTCGCGAGCGGATGACGGTCAGCGAAGCCGATAAACTCACCCCAGCTTCCCTCGTTAACCCTAAGCCGCTCGTCGCTGCGATTAAAGAGTTCTTTGGCTCCTCCCAGTTGTCTCAGTTCATGGATCAGACCAATCCCTTAGCCGAGTTAACCCACAAGCGGCGCTTGTCGGCTCTCGGTCCCGGAGGACTGACCCGCGAACGCGCTGGATTTGCGGTGCGCGATATTCATCCCTCTCACTACGGTCGCATCTGTCCGGTAGAAACGCCAGAAGGTCCCAATGCTGGCTTGATCGGCTCCTTGGCAACCTATGCCCGCATCAACCAATATGGCTTCATCGAAACACCCTATTACCAAGTCGAAAACAAACGCGTCAGACGGGATTTACCGCCCGTTTATCTGACAGCAGATGAAGAAGACGACTTACAAGTCGCGCCGGGAGACGTACCGACCGATGCCGAGGGCAACATCCTCGGCGAAACCGTTCCCGTTCGCTACCGTCAAGAATTCTCGACCACAACGCCAGACCAAGTGGACTACGTTGCCGTTTCCCCCGTCCAGATCGTCTCGGTGGCTACCTCATTAATTCCCTTCTTGGAACATGACGATGCCAACCGCGCTCTTATGGGATCGAACATGCAGCGTCAAGCCGTACCCTTGCTCAAACCAGAACGTCCTTTAGTTGGGACGGGACTGGAAGCGCAAGCCGCTCGCGATTCGGGGATGGTAGTCGTCTCTCGCCATGAGGGTAAAGTAACCCACGTGGACGCAACCCAGATTAAAGTTCGAGTCAACGAGACAGGACATGAGATCGTCTATCGCTTGCAGAAGTACGAGCGCTCCAACCAGGATACTTGTTTGAACCAGCGTCCCCTCGTTTATATCGGCGAAGATGTCGTGCCGGGACAAGTGCTGGCTGACGGTTCCGCTACAGAAGGCGGCGAACTTGCTCTGGGACAAAATATTCTGGTAGCGTATATGCCGTGGGAAGGCTATAACTACGAAGATGCCATTCTAATCAGCGAACGACTAGTATACGACGACGTTTACACCAGCATCCACGTCGAAAAATACGAAATCGAAGCCCGACAAACGAAATTGGGACCCGAAGAGATCACGCGGGAAATTCCCAACGTCGGCGAAGATGCTCTGAGAAACTTAGACGAACGGGGAATCATTCGTACCGGTGCTTGGGTTGAAGCGGGCGACATCTTGGTAGGGAAAGTCACTCCTAAAGGGGAATCCGACCAACCGCCAGAAGAAAAGTTACTGCGGGCAATCTTCGGCGAAAAAGCTCGCGACGTGCGCGATAACTCGTTGCGCGTGCCCAACGGCGAGAAAGGTCGGGTATTAGATGTCCGCGTCTTCACTCGCGAACAAGGCGACGAATTGCCGCCAGGAGCCAATATGGTCGTGCGGGTATACGTGGCTCAGAAACGGAAAATTCAGGTGGGAGACAAAATGGCGGGTCGCCACGGGAATAAAGGGATTATTTCCCGCATTCTCCCCATTGAAGATATGCCTTATTTGCCAGACGGTCGTCCGGTCGATATCGTACTCAATCCCTTGGGGGTTCCCTCGCGCATGAACGTTGGACAAGTGTTTGAATGTTTGCTGGGATGGGCAGGAGAAAACCTGGGCATGCGGTTTAAGGTGACTCCCTTCGACGAAATGTATGGAGAAGAAGCATCCCGCCATACCGTACATGGTTTGCTACAGGATGCCGCAGCCAAACCCGGAAAAAATTGGATTTACAACGCCGAACATCCCGGCAAAATTCAAGTGTATGACGGTCGCACGGGAGAACCTTTCGATCGCCCGGTCACGGTCGGTCAGGCATATATGTTGAAGCTAGTTCACTTGGTAGACGACAAGATTCATGCCCGTTCGACCGGACCTTACTCGCTGGTCACGCAACAACCGCTGGGCGGAAAAGCGCAACAAGGCGGGCAGCGATTCGGAGAAATGGAAGTCTGGGCGCTGGAAGCTTATGGCGCTGCCTATACCCTGCAAGAATTGCTGACCGTGAAGTCAGATGACATGCAAGGACGCAACGAAGCGCTCAACGCGATCGTCAAAGGCAAGCCCATTCCTCGTCCGGGAACGCCAGAATCCTTCAAAGTATTGATGAGAGAATTGCAGTCCTTAGGATTAGATATTGCCGTTCACAAGGTAGAAACGACAGAAGATGGCACTCAGGATGTGGAAGTCGATTTGATGGCAGATTTCAGCCGACGCACCCCCAGCCGTCCCACCTACGAATCCCTCACGGCAGAAGACCTAGAGGAAGAAGAAGTCTAG